One Candidatus Acididesulfobacter guangdongensis genomic window carries:
- a CDS encoding prepilin peptidase: protein MLLTDNLFYFASFFVFIFGLIIGSFLNVVIYRLPEGKSLLFPASSCPECGTKIKFYDNIPIVSYIILGGKCRACGNRIPVIYPAIELLSAVLFYLLFIKLFYNAFFHFNITSYDLSLFKDYLTGRLLLFMAYGFFIFILIPISFIDFFHRIIPDSLNMTLIIAGFLFNIFLLHKGFLFPFAGFIAGGLSFYLIAVFYELVRKKEGLGGGDIKLIAGIGAFLGVKGVIFTIFAGSVFGLLGFILSLLYLNIQDRTKTTSSRSNKGNLIQNDDNYDSGNYHSETIGSANSLAHNINTVSANDNAAHIGSNNTNPEIHLEKSELNLNNKADDNFISSKIPFGPFLSMAAVLYTFYGSYLMNIYIDFIRR, encoded by the coding sequence ATGCTGCTGACGGATAATTTATTTTATTTTGCATCGTTTTTTGTATTTATTTTTGGTCTGATAATCGGGAGCTTCCTTAACGTTGTCATATATAGGCTGCCGGAAGGTAAATCTTTGTTATTTCCTGCATCATCGTGTCCTGAATGCGGAACAAAAATAAAATTTTACGACAATATTCCTATTGTCAGCTATATTATATTAGGAGGAAAATGCCGCGCCTGCGGTAATAGAATACCTGTTATTTATCCCGCTATTGAATTACTGAGCGCTGTTTTATTTTATTTATTATTCATAAAATTGTTTTATAACGCTTTTTTTCATTTTAACATAACTTCTTATGACCTGTCGCTTTTTAAAGATTATTTAACAGGCAGGCTTTTGTTGTTTATGGCATATGGTTTTTTTATATTTATTTTAATACCTATTTCTTTTATAGATTTTTTTCACCGTATAATTCCGGATTCTTTAAATATGACGTTGATTATAGCAGGGTTTTTATTTAATATTTTTTTGTTGCATAAAGGATTTCTGTTTCCTTTTGCCGGTTTTATTGCTGGAGGTTTATCTTTTTATCTGATAGCGGTTTTTTATGAATTGGTCAGAAAAAAAGAGGGGCTGGGCGGCGGCGACATAAAGCTGATAGCCGGAATAGGCGCATTTTTGGGGGTAAAAGGCGTTATTTTTACTATATTTGCAGGTTCTGTTTTTGGACTTTTAGGATTTATACTAAGCTTATTATATTTAAATATTCAAGACCGCACAAAAACAACAAGCAGTCGGAGCAATAAAGGAAATTTAATCCAAAACGACGATAATTATGACAGCGGCAATTACCATAGCGAAACAATCGGTAGCGCAAATTCTTTAGCGCATAATATCAATACCGTAAGCGCTAATGACAATGCCGCTCACATTGGCAGCAATAATACAAATCCGGAAATACATTTAGAGAAATCTGAATTAAACTTAAATAATAAAGCAGACGATAATTTCATATCCTCGAAAATACCATTTGGACCAT